One window from the genome of Labilithrix sp. encodes:
- the tilS gene encoding tRNA lysidine(34) synthetase TilS translates to MALLSVLVRLAPRFGLGLMAHGVDHGLRPDAAAELDLAERFARDHGVPWDRTKVDVPRGGNLQARARAARWTALAGAARAHGATIATAHHAEDRAETVLMRVLRGSGARGLAVLPPRSPAAGASDIEVVRPLLRALRSDVVTHLERHRVPSATDPSNADPRFLRTRVRNEVLPLLRELDPAVVHHLSAIADDLTAAGSARAEAGWTAGLPRATQAAIAALVRSRSTEARVWLPDGLVAMVEPRRTK, encoded by the coding sequence ATGGCGCTCCTCTCCGTCCTCGTCCGCCTCGCGCCGCGGTTCGGCCTCGGGCTCATGGCGCACGGCGTCGACCACGGGCTCCGCCCCGACGCTGCGGCTGAGCTCGATCTCGCGGAGCGCTTCGCGCGCGACCACGGCGTGCCGTGGGATCGCACGAAGGTCGACGTGCCGCGCGGCGGAAATCTGCAGGCCCGGGCACGCGCGGCGCGCTGGACCGCGCTCGCCGGCGCGGCGAGAGCGCACGGCGCCACGATCGCCACGGCCCACCACGCCGAGGATCGCGCCGAGACGGTGCTCATGCGTGTCCTCCGCGGCTCGGGGGCGCGAGGCCTCGCCGTCCTGCCGCCTCGTTCGCCCGCGGCCGGCGCATCGGACATCGAGGTGGTGCGCCCGCTCCTGCGCGCCTTACGTTCCGACGTCGTGACCCACCTCGAGCGGCATCGCGTGCCGTCCGCGACCGACCCGTCGAACGCGGATCCCCGCTTTCTGCGGACGCGCGTGCGAAACGAGGTGCTGCCGCTCCTCCGCGAGCTCGATCCCGCGGTCGTGCATCACCTGTCCGCGATCGCGGACGACCTGACGGCGGCTGGCTCCGCGCGGGCGGAGGCGGGCTGGACGGCGGGTCTTCCGCGCGCGACGCAGGCGGCGATCGCCGCGCTCGTCCGCTCGAGGTCGACCGAGGCACGGGTCTGGCTACCGGACGGTTTGGTCGCCATGGTCGAGCCGAGACGGACGAAATGA
- a CDS encoding class I SAM-dependent RNA methyltransferase — protein sequence MHAVRADLEIVELTPGGEGVGHVAIGGERRAVFVPGVARGEHVRVEIDPRSRPARGVLLQVLAPSSERAAPACAFVDRCGGCDWMHLTIDAQRAEHASIVEKLLGVAVGSHPAPRTIGYRTRARVHVEATKRGAIVAGMYARKSHEPAAVATCIVLDPALDRARLALAELLAGARGRGEASLALGAERRPVIELRWRGELAAATFGRLERAVANGEIAGASVYAGEVKVPAKIGDPTPIVTGADGAPLRLAPGGFAQANDEANAELARRVAELAGDAAPAVELYAGAGNLTVMLAPGRELVAVESNEDACAAARDNLAARGLSAKVKVVAGDAAAFVLPKATRLLVLDPPREGARDVCAAIAAGKTKLSRIVYVSCDPPTLARDVKLLVAAGWSLVTAETFEMFPHTSHVETVALLERRSA from the coding sequence GTGCACGCAGTGAGGGCCGACCTCGAGATCGTGGAGCTCACCCCCGGCGGTGAGGGCGTCGGGCACGTCGCGATCGGCGGCGAGCGGCGCGCCGTGTTCGTGCCGGGCGTCGCGCGCGGCGAGCACGTGCGCGTGGAGATCGATCCGCGCTCGCGACCGGCCCGCGGCGTGCTCCTCCAGGTCCTCGCCCCTTCCTCCGAGCGCGCCGCGCCGGCGTGCGCCTTCGTCGATCGATGCGGGGGCTGCGATTGGATGCATCTTACAATCGATGCGCAGCGCGCCGAGCACGCGAGCATCGTCGAGAAGCTCCTCGGCGTCGCGGTCGGGAGCCACCCCGCGCCGCGGACGATCGGCTACCGCACGCGCGCGCGCGTCCACGTCGAGGCGACGAAGCGCGGCGCGATCGTCGCCGGCATGTACGCGCGGAAGAGCCACGAGCCGGCCGCGGTCGCGACCTGCATCGTGCTCGATCCGGCGCTCGATCGCGCGCGGCTGGCGCTGGCGGAGCTCCTCGCCGGCGCGCGCGGCCGCGGCGAAGCGAGCCTCGCGCTCGGCGCCGAGCGGCGGCCCGTCATCGAGCTACGCTGGCGCGGCGAGCTCGCCGCCGCGACGTTCGGGCGGCTCGAGCGCGCGGTCGCGAACGGCGAGATCGCCGGCGCGAGCGTGTACGCCGGCGAGGTGAAGGTGCCGGCGAAGATCGGCGATCCGACGCCGATCGTGACGGGAGCCGACGGCGCGCCGCTCCGCCTCGCGCCGGGCGGCTTCGCGCAGGCGAACGACGAGGCGAACGCCGAGCTCGCGCGCCGGGTCGCGGAGCTGGCCGGCGACGCTGCGCCGGCGGTGGAGCTCTACGCCGGCGCGGGGAACCTCACCGTGATGCTCGCGCCCGGGCGTGAGCTCGTCGCGGTCGAGTCGAACGAGGACGCTTGCGCGGCGGCGCGCGACAACCTCGCGGCGCGAGGTCTCTCCGCGAAGGTGAAGGTCGTCGCCGGCGACGCGGCCGCGTTCGTGCTCCCGAAGGCGACGCGCCTCCTCGTCCTCGATCCGCCGCGCGAGGGCGCGCGCGACGTTTGCGCCGCGATCGCGGCGGGGAAGACCAAGCTCTCGCGGATCGTCTACGTCTCGTGCGACCCGCCCACGCTCGCGCGCGACGTGAAGCTGCTCGTCGCCGCGGGCTGGTCGCTCGTGACGGCGGAGACGTTCGAGATGTTCCCGCACACGAGCCACGTCGAGACGGTCGCGCTCCTCGAGAGGCGCTCGGCGTGA